The region TTTTAAAAGTTCCGGTGGATGTAATTCTGATACGATTACAATCATTACAAATTGTTCGTGTAAATGCAGGAATAATACCCACAGTTCCTAAATGATTTTGGATGGAATAATTTCTTGAAGTTGAAGATTTTTCAGACTGAATTTCAGTGACCTCAAATTCCGTTTTTATCTCTTCTAAAATTTTTCTAAAGGTCCAATTTTCTTGCATCTCGCGTTGTCCTTTTCCATTAAAAGGCATTTCTTCAATAAAACGGACAGCCACATTTTTATCTTTTGTCAATCTTACAAAATCCACAATTTCATCCGTATTAAAACCCGATTGAACGACTACATTCAGTTTTAAATTTAAACTGCTTTTTTCTAATAGTTCAAAAGTTTTATACACCTCAGGAAAGACATCTCTCCGTGTAATTTTGGCAAATTTTTCTCGATCTAAACTATCAATGCTTAAATTGATGTGTTTTACTTTTTCTAACTGTTCAATTTTATCAATATGATGAGAAATTAAAGCCCCATTTGTGGTAATATTAATTGCATCTAACAAATCGTTATAAGACAACATTTCTAAAAAGCCCACAAAGTCTTTTCTTACAAAGGGTTCTCCGCCCGTTAACCGAACTTTATTGACACCCAATTCTGTTAAAACGCGAATTAATCGATACATTTCTTTAAACGTCAGTAGCTCCTGTCTTGGCACAATATCTATTCCGTGAGCAGGCATGCAATATTGGCAACGTAAGTTACAACGGTCGGTAACTGCCAAACGCACATATTCTATTTGTCGTCCAAAATTATCTATTAATTTGCTCATTTAATTTGGCAATTTCTTACTTAACAGTCCATAAATAAATGCTCCTAAAAGTGCACCAACCAATAAAATTAGAGCCGGCACCAATTTAAAACCTAATATTACAAAAATGGGTGCCGCACAAGCTCCAGAAATTGCCCAGCCTAAACCGAATAAAGTTCCGCCAAAAATGGTGCTTATAAATCCTTTTTTCTTTGGTTTTGGTACTATTTTATTTCCGTTGATATCCTTAATTTTTCCACTTTTAAATAATTGCATAAAAACCAAAGAGATGACCACTGCTCCGCCAATAATTCCGAACATATGAAACGATTGAAACTTGAACATTTCGTAAAAACGATACCAAGAAATGGCTTGCGTTTTACTTAAAACAATGGCGAAAAAAACTCCTAAAATTAAAAATTTAATATTTTTCATTTGTATATATTTTGATGACTAACAAATTTTTGAAATCTGATTGTCAGAATGTTTTTTAGATTAAAAAAGAATCGGAATTATAAACCAAGTTGCGATGATCCCGCCAATAAAAAAGCCAATAACCGCTAATAAAGACGGTAATTGTAAACTGCTTAAACCCGTAATTGCATGTCCAGAAGTACAACCGCCTGCATACCGTGTTCCGAAACCAACTAAAACTCCCGAAATTATTAAAATGAGAAAACCTTTTAGTGATGAAAAAACGTCTTCTCCAAAAATCTCATCAGGAAAATATTGGTTTCCAACATTTGAAAAACCTAAATCTGTCAATTCTTGCACCGTTGTAGGATTTAAGTCTATGTTTTGATTTGGAATTAAATAATTTGCAGCAATAAAGCCACCAATAATCAATCCGATTACAAACATCAAGGCAAAATCTCGTTCTTTCCAATCTTTTTTAAAGTAATCAGAAAATTTTCCGGCGCCCGCCATAGAGCAAAGTGTGTCGAAATTTGTAGAAGCTCCAAAATTCTGTCCAAAATAAAAATATAATAACAACGAAATTGCTATTAATGGGCCACCGATATACCAAGGCCAAGGTTGTAAAATCAAATCCATTTTATAATTTTGTATTTAAATAATCCATAATTAATTTTGTAGCACCAAGGTTCTGTTGAATATATTTCTTATTGATTTCTCCGGTTGATTTTCGAAAACCTTCATCCTTATAAAGTTTAGCAAAAATACTAGAAAAATCCTTCTGATGATGTATAGAAATGCATCCTTTCCGCTTCACTAAATCAACAGCTTCTTGAAATTTCTCATATTTATTTCCTATGACCACAGGAATACCAAAAGTTGCTGGCTCTAGAATATTATGTAAACCGGTTTTTAAACCTCCACCCACATAAGCAACATTAGCAACCGCATAAATTTTAGTTAAAATACCAATCGTATCAATAATAAAAACTTGATATTCTTTTAAATTTTTACCTGCTTTTGTAGAATATAAAATTGTTTTTTTTTGGATTGATTTCTGAAGTTCTAAAACAGCATCCCCATTCATATTGTGTGGCGCAATGATAAACTTTTCATTTTCCGAAGCGTCATGATTGATATAATTCACTAACAATTCTTCATCTTCTTTCCAGGTACTTCCGGCAACAACAAGGTATTGATTATTTTTAAATTCAGAAATAAAATCGAGTCTATTGTCTTGTTCTAAAATTTTAGAAACCCGATCAAAGCGAGTATCTCCAGCAATCGTTACATTCTTAAAATTAATAGTGTTTAACAAGGTTTTAGAAGTTACATTTTGAACAAAAAAATGATCAAAAGCTTCTAAAGATTTTTTCATAAAGCCACCATACCATTTAAAAAACAACTGATTTTCTCTTAAAATACCCGATACCAAAATTGTTGGAATCTCCTTATTTTTTAATTCATACAAAAAATTTGGCCAGAACTCATATTTTATAAAAACTACCAAAGTAGGATTTACTTCTTTTATAAATTTTCTTGCATTCGATTTTGAATCTAAGGGTAAATAACAAATAGCATCTGCTAACTTATAGTTTTTTCTAACTTCATAACCGGATGGGGAAAAAAAAGTAACTAGAATTTTATATTGTTTGTATTCTTTTTTTAACGCTTCTATAATTGGTATTGCTTGCTCAAATTCGCCCAAAGAAGCCGCATGAAACCAAACTGTTTTTTCGTTTTTTAGTTCGGCTATTTTTAAGAATGTTTCATTTCTTCCCTCAACAAAAAGCTTTAATTTCTTATTGAAATATTGTAAAACAAATAGAATTTTAGTTGCTAAAAAAACAAGTGCCTGGTACATAAATTTCATCCCTGTAAAAATACAAAAACGAACTTGTATTTTTACAAAAAAAAAGTTACCTAAAAAAAGGTAACTTTTATTACAAATGAAGTAAATCTCTTGTCCCCCAACATTTAATTTACTACGTAGAGTATTATTATAATAATTAAAGATATAAACTATTTTAAAAATTGAGGTTAAAAAAGTTCTTAAACACTTTTTTAATGTTCTTAAACACTAAATCATTAAATATACGTAATTGCTTTTAGAACATTTTCCTTGTATTTTTTCCCTATCGGGATTTCTATATTTTCTACTATTAGAAAAGTATTACTTATTTGTTTTAGGTGCTGTTTATTGATAATGAAACCTCTATGAACTCTTAAAAAATTATTATTTAATTTATGAATTACCTCATTTAAGCTAGATCTGGTCACAATATTTTGATTGTTTTTTAAAACGATCTCGATATAAACATGAGCGCTTTTTAAATACAATATATCTTTAAAATAAATTTTTTTAAAATTACTTTTATCTTTTACAAAAAGAGAATCAACAACGCTAAGGTTGGTGTTTTTTAAACTTTGTTCTTGACTAGAAAAATTATGCAAGGCAATTTCAATAGATGTATACAATTCTTTTTTAGAAAACGGCTTTATTAAATATGCATTGGGCATTACTTCTTTTGCTTTATGTAGCGTGTAAGAATCCGCATTTGCGGTTAAAAAAATAAAAGGAAAATTATATGATTGTCTTATCTTTTTTGCCAAATCGATACCTGTTTTACTACCTGATAAATGAATATCTAAAATTGCAATATCTGGCTTTTCTCTTTCTATGGTTGCAATAGCTTCTGTGTATGTAATGGCAGGATCTATGGGGATATAAGAGAGTTCATACAAAGCTTTACAAATATCATCTGCAATTAGAACCTCATCTTCAACCACTAATACTTTTATTTTATCCATAAAGATTTAATTCAAAATTAATGAGGTTTTAAAACTTATTTTTTACATATTTCATAAACAATACGACTAATGTGTCATTTTTCTGGCGTGTTCATCTTTAAAATAAATTACAAATTTCGCTCCATTTATATTTGTTTGAGTAATACTACCATGCAATTGTTTTACCAATCTGTAGATAAGTTTTAAACCTAAACTAGTAGTTTTTGCAAGGTCTAAATCATTTGATATTCCTGATCCGTTATCTTCAATAATTAATTTATAATTATGCGCGTGCTCTTTTGAAATTTGAATAAAAAGAGTGTTCTTTTTATCACTTGTAAAAGCATATTTAAATGAGTTTGTAATTGCTTCATTGATAATTAAACCTAACGGAATGGCTGTATCTACATCCAAAAAAATATTTTCTACTTCAATTTTTGTAGCAACTTTTATTTTCAATTCGTACACGAATGATATTTCCTTAATTAATAAACTTATATATTCGTTAAAATCTATTAAACCACTTTCATTTCTAAATAATTTTTGATGGATTAAAGCCATCGATTTTACTCTGTCTTTACCTTGTTTAATGCGATTGATTGCCTGTTCATCTTCTATACCCTCTAACTGGAGTTCTAACAAACTAGATATAATTTGAAAATTATTCTTAACACGATGATGTACTTCTGTCATAAGAACTTCTTTTTCCTTTAAAGTTTTTCGAATAATGTTATTTTTTTCCGATAAATCTTTGGATTGTCTTTTTATTTTCATGATAATAATAAAACAAAAAAACAAAAATATCCCTGCCAATGCAGCTATAATGGCATAAAGATCTTTCTTTTCTTTTTCAAAAATAATTTCTTTTTCCTTCTCTTTAACAACTTGTTGTATTTTATAATTCGCTAAGGAATTCGAGAGATCTTCTGAATAAATTTTTTTGGTATTATTTATATTTTTGTCTTTATAACGAAGCGCTAAATCATAAAATTTGTAAGTTGCTAATGTATTTGAACTAACTTTATAAAATTGATTCAAATCATTTGGACTTAAATCTTTGGCTAAAACCTCTAAATTTTCTATCAAAGTAGGGATGTCTTTCGCATCAAACTTATTTAAAATTTTCTTTTTTAAAAATTCATCTTTCTGTAGCTTACCAATTAACTTTATGTATAACACATAGGTAAATTTCTTTGTATCTGGATCATTAAAAAGAATACCAATTAAACTGATGACTCTTTCATTATGCCCTCCTTTAAAAATATAAGCATCAATTAAATGTTCTATGGTACTGTGATAATAAGGACTCGTTGCCGCTAGTTCTTCCTGTAACTCCAAACCTTTTTCGCTAATCGCGATATATTCATCTAATTTCCTTTCGTTCACTAAAAAGTCTGATAAATGATATAAAAACATAATTTCTAGTTGCTTATCATTTAACTTTCGTGCGGTTTCTAAAGCTTCTAAGCAAAGTTCTTTTCCCTTCGGATCATTCTGAATTAAATACATCACAATAGGATGCGTTTTTATCTTTGTTTTAGCTCTTAAAACATCCTTATTAGAATCACTAAATTTGTTGATGTATTGCTCTAATTTATGCTGCTCTACCGAAGCTTTATCTAAACTAACCTCGTCTCTTAATTTAGATATTTGAGTCCATTTAATTTCTACATACTCTAAATTTATATTTTTAGTATTCGTAGGCTCGATTACATGACGATTGATAAAATTAGAAATCTGATCATAGCTTTGGGAGCGTCTATTTCCTAATCCAGAAATAAAAGAATAAAATTCTGAATATGAAACGGGTTTATTGTTTATAATATTTCTATAAAAATCGTAATACCTTCCTTGCTCTATCTTTAAATCTAAATAATATGCTGCAGAGTCCAGTTTATTTTCAATAATATACCTTTCTACTTTTAAGTTATATGGTTCTGGTATATTTTTCTTTTCGCTAAAAGAATTTAAAGATTGTGCAGAAGTAATAAACGTTGTAAGGAATAAGAGAATAAAATAGGGGGTTCTCATGAGTTTGATTAATATTTCTATAAATTTAATCAAAGAAATTGGAAAAGCAACAATATAATTTTAAAAATAAAAACGCTCAGACTAATAAATTAGTCTGAGCGTTTTTATTTAAAAAAACTTAATTTCTTATACCTCGAATGGAGTTATAGAAACATAAGATCTATTGTCTTTTTTCTTACGAAATTCAACAACTCCATCAACTTTTGCATGTAAAGTATGATCTTTACCCATGTAAACGTTTTCTCCTGGATTGTGCGTTGTTCCTCTTTGACGAACAAGAATATTACCTGCAATTGCAGCTTGTCCTCCAAATATTTTTACTCCTAGACGTTTCGATTCTGATTCTCTACCATTCTTCGAACTACCTACTCCTTTTTTATGTGCCATGATGTTATGGTTTTAAAATTGAAATTCTAATTTAGTTAAAGCTTTTATTAATTTAATTCAGCTTTAGGAGCAGCTTCTTTTGCAGGAGCAGCTTCTTTTTTCGCTAACTTTTTAGCACCAGTAGTCGCTATAGATTCAATCTGAATCTCGCTTAAGTACTGTCTATGTCCATTTTTCTTTATGTAACCTTTTCTTCTTTTCTTCTTGAAAACGATTACTTTATCACCCTTAAGGTGATTTAAAATTTGAGCTGTTACTGAAGCTCCTTCTATAGCTGGGGCGCCAATGGTTACGTTACCAGCGTCGTCAAGTAAAAGAACATTGTCAAAAGTAATTTTTGATCCTTCTTCTCCTTGTAAACGATGAACGTACACTTTTTGGTCTTTTGCAACTTTAAATTGCTGCCCTGCTATCTCTACGATTGCGTACATACTAATTAGTTTTGCGTATTTCTACTTATTAATGCATTTAACTTACTGAAAATGCGGATGCAAATATACTTATTTTTTATAATTTAACAACATTGCTTCTTATAAATTTTTTATATACCATCAATTAGAAATATTATACAATTTTAACGCTATTTTAAGAGCTATCTTTCTTATTTTTGAAGTTGACCATTTGTGTAATCTTTAAGTAAAAAACTAGAAAGCCTTGCGTCAAACTCAAATATAAACTATTAAAAAAAAATCAATGAAGAAAAGTATTTTATCTCTTGCTTCCGCAATGTTATTTGTTTTTGCAACAAATGCACAAAAAGTGGAATTTGAAGAGTACGATTTAGATAACGGAATGCACGTTATTTTGCACAAAGACACTTCTGCTCCGGTAGTAATAACCTCTGTAATGTATCATGTTGGTGCTAAAGATGAGCAACCAGGAAGAACAGGAATGGCTCATTTTTTTGAACATTTATTGTTTGAAGGAACAAAAAATATAGGTAAAGGCGAGTGGTTTAAAATGGTTTCTTCGAATGGCGGAAGAAATAATGCAAATACTACAGACGATAGAACATACTACTATGAAATTTTTCCTTCTAATAAATTAGAATTAGGACTTTGGATGGAATCTGAACGTTTATTGCATCCTATTATTGGTCAAGATGGCGTTGATACACAAAATGAAGTTGTTAAAGAAGAAAAAAGATTGCGTGTAGACAATCAGCCTTATTCGCGTTTTTTAGAATATGTTAAAGAAAATATGTTTAAAAAACATCCCTATAAAGGAACCACGATTGGTAAAATGGCAGATTTAGATGCTGCTACTTTAGAGGAGTTTTTAGCATTCAATAAAAAGTTTTATGTACCTAATAATGCAACTTTAGTGGTTGCGGGTGATATTGATGTAGCTTCCACAAAAAAAATGATTCAGGATTATTTCGGACCGATTCCAAGAGGTGCAGAAGTTAGTAAAGACTTCCCGATGGAAGATCCTATCACAGAAGCAATGACTGCAAAAGGCTATGATGCAAATATTCAAATTCCTGCAATTATGGCGGCTTACAGAACGCCTTCTATGAAAACAAGAGATTCTAGAGTTTTAGACATGATTTCCTCTTACCTAAGTACCGGAAGAAGCTCCGTGCTTTATAAGAAGTTAGTTGATGAGAAAAAAATGGCTTTACAAGCGGGTGCTATCAATGTAAGTCAAGAAGATTACGGAACTTATATTTTATTTGGTTTACCGCAAGGTGAAACAAAATTAGAAGACATCATTAAAGAAATTGATGAAGAAATTCTTAAAATGCAAACAGAATTAATTTCAGAAAGAGATTATCAAAAATTGCAAAATCAGTTTGAAAATAATTTTGTGAACTCAAATTCTAGTGTAGAAGGTATTGCAAATTCTTTAGCACGTTATCATGTTTTATACGGAGATACCAATTTAATCAATAGTGAAATTGAGATTTTCAGATCAATTACCAGAGAGGACATTCAAGCAGTTGCAAAAAAATATTTGAATCCTAATCAACGATTACTTTTAGAATATTTGCCAAAAGAAAAATAATATAGCCTCAATCTTAGATTGAGTTTTCAAAAAATAAGACATAAATTATGAAAACAAAAATTTTATCATTCATAGCATTTCTTCTAGTATCTGTTGCCGTAAATGCACAAATAGATAGAAGTACCATGCCAAAACCAGGACCAGACCCTGAAATTAAATTAGGTACACCTACCACCTTTACCTTAAAAAATGGTTTAAAAGTTATTATGGTAGAAAACCATAAACTACCGAGAGCATCTGCAAGTTTAACGATTGATAATAAGCCTTACTTTGAAGGTGAAATTTCAGGAGTTTCTGGAATGATGGGGAGCTTATTAGGTCGTGGAACTACTAATATTAGTAAAGACGAATTTAATGAAAAAGTAGATTTTTTAGGCGCCAATGTTGGTTTTGGTAGCTCTTCTGCCTATGCATCTTCCTTAAAAAAATATTTTCCTGAGATATTAGGTTTAATGGCAGATGGCGTAAAAAATTCTCAATTTACGCAAGAAGAATTTGACAAAGAAGTTCAAATTACCTTAGATGGTTTAAAATCTGATGAAAAAAATGTTACCTCGGCAGCAAGACGTGTAGAAAATCTTTTAACTTTCGGTAAAAATCATCCTTTTGGAGAATTTACATCAAAAGAAAGTGTTAAGAAGATTACATTAGAAGACGTAAAAAAGAACTACAACACGTATTATAAACCTAACAATGCATATTTGGTAATTGAAGGTGATATTGATACAAAAGAGATTAAAAAATTAGTAAAAAACTTATTTTCAGATTGGGAAAAAGGAGAAATTCCTGCTTACACCATGCCTGAAACGAAAAACGTGCCAACCACAGAAATAAATTTTGTGAACATGCCAAATGCCGTGCAATCTGAAATTGCAGTCATCAATAATGTAAATTTAACTTTAGGAGACAAAGATTATTATGCTGCTTTAATGGCGAGTAATATTCTTGGTGGTGGCGGAACTGCTCGTTTATTTATGAACCTTAGAGAAGACAAAGGATATACGTATGGATCTTATGCTAGCTTAAGACAAAACAGATATGCGGGTACTTTTAGAGCAACGGCAAGTGTTAGAAACATGGTAACCGATAGCTCTGTTGTAGAGTTACAAAGAGAAATTAATAAAATTAGATACCAAAAAGTAACTCCAGAAGAATTGAAAAATTCTAAAGAAGAATACATTGGTGGTTTTGTAATGGACGTGCAAAAACCAAGAACTGTGGCTAATTTTGCCTTGAATATTGAACGTTACAACTTACCAAAAGATTTCTATGCAAACTACATTAAAAATATAAAAGCAGTTACTTTAGAAGATGTTCAAAATGCTGCTATTAAATATTTTAGAGGTGACAGAGCAAGAATTGTAATTACAGGAAAAGGAATTGATGTTTTAAAGAATCTAGAAAAAACAGATTACGTGATTAAATATTTTGATAAATATGGAAATCCGACTGAGAAACCAGAAATGACCATGCCAATTCCAGAAGGAATGACTGCTGGAAATGTAATCGATAAATACATCGAAGCTATTGGAGGCAAGGAAAAGGTAATGGCTGTAAAGACAACCATGATGATTGCAAATG is a window of Polaribacter litorisediminis DNA encoding:
- the moaA gene encoding GTP 3',8-cyclase MoaA, with protein sequence MSKLIDNFGRQIEYVRLAVTDRCNLRCQYCMPAHGIDIVPRQELLTFKEMYRLIRVLTELGVNKVRLTGGEPFVRKDFVGFLEMLSYNDLLDAINITTNGALISHHIDKIEQLEKVKHINLSIDSLDREKFAKITRRDVFPEVYKTFELLEKSSLNLKLNVVVQSGFNTDEIVDFVRLTKDKNVAVRFIEEMPFNGKGQREMQENWTFRKILEEIKTEFEVTEIQSEKSSTSRNYSIQNHLGTVGIIPAFTRTICNDCNRIRITSTGTFKNCLFDDGVFNLRDFIRKGASNDDLKELFLSLIKDKPENGFIAEANRKDGGASESMSTIGG
- a CDS encoding YeeE/YedE thiosulfate transporter family protein, coding for MKNIKFLILGVFFAIVLSKTQAISWYRFYEMFKFQSFHMFGIIGGAVVISLVFMQLFKSGKIKDINGNKIVPKPKKKGFISTIFGGTLFGLGWAISGACAAPIFVILGFKLVPALILLVGALLGAFIYGLLSKKLPN
- a CDS encoding YeeE/YedE family protein gives rise to the protein MDLILQPWPWYIGGPLIAISLLLYFYFGQNFGASTNFDTLCSMAGAGKFSDYFKKDWKERDFALMFVIGLIIGGFIAANYLIPNQNIDLNPTTVQELTDLGFSNVGNQYFPDEIFGEDVFSSLKGFLILIISGVLVGFGTRYAGGCTSGHAITGLSSLQLPSLLAVIGFFIGGIIATWFIIPILF
- a CDS encoding 3-deoxy-D-manno-octulosonic acid transferase; this translates as MKFMYQALVFLATKILFVLQYFNKKLKLFVEGRNETFLKIAELKNEKTVWFHAASLGEFEQAIPIIEALKKEYKQYKILVTFFSPSGYEVRKNYKLADAICYLPLDSKSNARKFIKEVNPTLVVFIKYEFWPNFLYELKNKEIPTILVSGILRENQLFFKWYGGFMKKSLEAFDHFFVQNVTSKTLLNTINFKNVTIAGDTRFDRVSKILEQDNRLDFISEFKNNQYLVVAGSTWKEDEELLVNYINHDASENEKFIIAPHNMNGDAVLELQKSIQKKTILYSTKAGKNLKEYQVFIIDTIGILTKIYAVANVAYVGGGLKTGLHNILEPATFGIPVVIGNKYEKFQEAVDLVKRKGCISIHHQKDFSSIFAKLYKDEGFRKSTGEINKKYIQQNLGATKLIMDYLNTKL
- a CDS encoding LytR/AlgR family response regulator transcription factor; this translates as MDKIKVLVVEDEVLIADDICKALYELSYIPIDPAITYTEAIATIEREKPDIAILDIHLSGSKTGIDLAKKIRQSYNFPFIFLTANADSYTLHKAKEVMPNAYLIKPFSKKELYTSIEIALHNFSSQEQSLKNTNLSVVDSLFVKDKSNFKKIYFKDILYLKSAHVYIEIVLKNNQNIVTRSSLNEVIHKLNNNFLRVHRGFIINKQHLKQISNTFLIVENIEIPIGKKYKENVLKAITYI
- a CDS encoding sensor histidine kinase — protein: MRTPYFILLFLTTFITSAQSLNSFSEKKNIPEPYNLKVERYIIENKLDSAAYYLDLKIEQGRYYDFYRNIINNKPVSYSEFYSFISGLGNRRSQSYDQISNFINRHVIEPTNTKNINLEYVEIKWTQISKLRDEVSLDKASVEQHKLEQYINKFSDSNKDVLRAKTKIKTHPIVMYLIQNDPKGKELCLEALETARKLNDKQLEIMFLYHLSDFLVNERKLDEYIAISEKGLELQEELAATSPYYHSTIEHLIDAYIFKGGHNERVISLIGILFNDPDTKKFTYVLYIKLIGKLQKDEFLKKKILNKFDAKDIPTLIENLEVLAKDLSPNDLNQFYKVSSNTLATYKFYDLALRYKDKNINNTKKIYSEDLSNSLANYKIQQVVKEKEKEIIFEKEKKDLYAIIAALAGIFLFFCFIIIMKIKRQSKDLSEKNNIIRKTLKEKEVLMTEVHHRVKNNFQIISSLLELQLEGIEDEQAINRIKQGKDRVKSMALIHQKLFRNESGLIDFNEYISLLIKEISFVYELKIKVATKIEVENIFLDVDTAIPLGLIINEAITNSFKYAFTSDKKNTLFIQISKEHAHNYKLIIEDNGSGISNDLDLAKTTSLGLKLIYRLVKQLHGSITQTNINGAKFVIYFKDEHARKMTH
- the rpmA gene encoding 50S ribosomal protein L27, giving the protein MAHKKGVGSSKNGRESESKRLGVKIFGGQAAIAGNILVRQRGTTHNPGENVYMGKDHTLHAKVDGVVEFRKKKDNRSYVSITPFEV
- a CDS encoding M16 family metallopeptidase, with amino-acid sequence MKKSILSLASAMLFVFATNAQKVEFEEYDLDNGMHVILHKDTSAPVVITSVMYHVGAKDEQPGRTGMAHFFEHLLFEGTKNIGKGEWFKMVSSNGGRNNANTTDDRTYYYEIFPSNKLELGLWMESERLLHPIIGQDGVDTQNEVVKEEKRLRVDNQPYSRFLEYVKENMFKKHPYKGTTIGKMADLDAATLEEFLAFNKKFYVPNNATLVVAGDIDVASTKKMIQDYFGPIPRGAEVSKDFPMEDPITEAMTAKGYDANIQIPAIMAAYRTPSMKTRDSRVLDMISSYLSTGRSSVLYKKLVDEKKMALQAGAINVSQEDYGTYILFGLPQGETKLEDIIKEIDEEILKMQTELISERDYQKLQNQFENNFVNSNSSVEGIANSLARYHVLYGDTNLINSEIEIFRSITREDIQAVAKKYLNPNQRLLLEYLPKEK
- a CDS encoding M16 family metallopeptidase produces the protein MKTKILSFIAFLLVSVAVNAQIDRSTMPKPGPDPEIKLGTPTTFTLKNGLKVIMVENHKLPRASASLTIDNKPYFEGEISGVSGMMGSLLGRGTTNISKDEFNEKVDFLGANVGFGSSSAYASSLKKYFPEILGLMADGVKNSQFTQEEFDKEVQITLDGLKSDEKNVTSAARRVENLLTFGKNHPFGEFTSKESVKKITLEDVKKNYNTYYKPNNAYLVIEGDIDTKEIKKLVKNLFSDWEKGEIPAYTMPETKNVPTTEINFVNMPNAVQSEIAVINNVNLTLGDKDYYAALMASNILGGGGTARLFMNLREDKGYTYGSYASLRQNRYAGTFRATASVRNMVTDSSVVELQREINKIRYQKVTPEELKNSKEEYIGGFVMDVQKPRTVANFALNIERYNLPKDFYANYIKNIKAVTLEDVQNAAIKYFRGDRARIVITGKGIDVLKNLEKTDYVIKYFDKYGNPTEKPEMTMPIPEGMTAGNVIDKYIEAIGGKEKVMAVKTTMMIANATIQGTPLVMTMKAAAPNKTSQVISVMGNVAQKAVFNGTTGYQEARGQKMDMQPAQIEEAKANLVPFSDMAYTNGTLDRIEPVDGVNYFVIKYNDKEIFYNMESGLKTKEVKTVKTPDGKEVQVPTTFSDYKEVNGVMFPYTIGQKMGPMDLNFEIKEIKINEGVSDADFE